A single window of Methanothermobacter marburgensis str. Marburg DNA harbors:
- a CDS encoding radical SAM protein, translating into MKHIQLSHISVSDIITVLTPTCNLRCRYCFFTPRNCREYDAERIADRVLRISSEEGIDSVLIAGGEPTLQRDLPEFTEALSRDLHVTISTNGTRWEILRKSTFHEVHVDLKALDDEKHLQLTGRSNRSVLECIEELTGSGKLEVSTVLIPGIVDVDEIEKIAEFLSEWDVPYRITGYVGYNNSLGARRPRDDEIVRAAEISRKYLSSVSTSLDFRRHKRRRMVLDHI; encoded by the coding sequence GTGAAACATATCCAGCTATCACACATATCCGTAAGTGACATCATAACCGTGCTCACACCCACCTGCAACCTCAGGTGCAGGTACTGCTTCTTCACCCCACGAAACTGCAGGGAGTATGATGCGGAGAGGATAGCAGACCGGGTCCTGAGGATCAGTTCAGAGGAGGGTATAGACAGTGTGCTCATAGCCGGTGGTGAGCCCACACTGCAGAGGGACCTGCCTGAATTCACAGAGGCCCTCAGCAGGGACCTCCATGTGACCATCTCAACCAACGGCACACGGTGGGAAATCCTGAGGAAGAGTACATTCCACGAGGTCCACGTTGACCTCAAGGCACTCGATGATGAGAAACACCTGCAGCTCACAGGAAGATCAAACAGGTCTGTCCTTGAGTGTATAGAGGAACTCACAGGTTCAGGTAAACTGGAGGTCTCAACTGTCCTCATCCCTGGAATCGTGGATGTTGATGAGATTGAAAAAATCGCGGAGTTCCTCTCAGAGTGGGACGTTCCCTACCGCATAACCGGTTATGTTGGCTACAACAACAGCCTGGGTGCCCGGCGGCCCAGGGATGATGAAATAGTGAGGGCTGCGGAGATAAGCAGGAAGTACCTCAGCAGTGTCTCAACATCACTGGACTTCCGGAGGCATAAGAGGAGAAGGATGGTCCTGGACCACATCTAA
- a CDS encoding DUF2769 domain-containing protein, producing MQVDFSMENIRRCLCLECPVQSRSQCVADKKKIMLLITQQDLDSAMRMDTDRVPGVYCSTGKAICRDIDPHEECLCSGCEVWREHRLSEDEVSEYFCVRER from the coding sequence ATGCAGGTTGACTTCAGTATGGAAAACATCAGAAGGTGCCTCTGCCTTGAGTGTCCCGTGCAGAGCAGGAGTCAGTGCGTGGCAGATAAGAAGAAGATAATGCTCCTCATAACCCAGCAGGACCTTGACAGTGCCATGCGCATGGACACCGACAGGGTTCCAGGGGTCTACTGTTCCACAGGTAAAGCCATTTGCAGGGATATAGATCCCCATGAGGAATGCCTCTGCAGTGGGTGTGAGGTCTGGCGTGAGCACAGGTTATCTGAGGATGAGGTATCTGAGTACTTCTGTGTCAGAGAAAGGTAA
- a CDS encoding DUF2193 domain-containing protein, producing the protein MAELYEKMVKEAMMAQKADVETIKKNRGKEFKIKDTKAYLDVVQDMKAVGEQSEAVINLHKDSVKAHYEILDSLTDTIRPEDDPFVEHYQTPVVLEILRDEDSEFEKSLEAFIDAIGRAEALIGREAIRRYGGFYGPTCVVDFALMPGSTSNVVNRILTETDIPEMHKQAILSAKSWGMNTSYGIGEVFANEIENGATAAEAAEKEIEMVKYIYQEPVEAQAKLMDDHGHESFDVREYMSRYRKEMEGTVKAAIDDGVHYGNILTVPAYCVGDISHHIAQSTYNMCKDDVVMAIIEATTGVMESTLNSAVSSFKSEYDVLSLATGSSACAVEYILELDGFNAIGVVDLLTKRFHNYVQLYPTRGAAAELHNSDFMDMIYRGWTHLDEARRMLNGAEGPLEPMVAGHKVDLSPIHENEVIMNPQRYTYPACAITVRFSALMRLADYPCLLTSEPVTATLMTNIIALHKESAASPARTCKNCAAAALVDFRHNHCQWREAV; encoded by the coding sequence ATGGCTGAGTTATATGAGAAAATGGTAAAAGAGGCCATGATGGCCCAGAAAGCCGATGTGGAAACCATAAAAAAGAACAGGGGAAAGGAGTTTAAAATAAAGGATACAAAGGCCTACCTGGACGTTGTGCAGGACATGAAGGCTGTCGGAGAACAGAGCGAGGCGGTGATAAACCTGCACAAGGACTCAGTGAAGGCCCACTATGAGATACTTGACAGCCTTACAGACACCATAAGACCAGAGGATGACCCCTTCGTTGAACACTACCAGACACCCGTGGTCCTGGAGATACTGAGGGACGAGGACAGTGAATTTGAGAAGAGCCTTGAGGCATTCATAGATGCAATAGGAAGGGCAGAGGCCCTCATAGGAAGGGAGGCAATAAGAAGGTATGGAGGATTCTATGGACCAACCTGTGTGGTTGACTTCGCCCTCATGCCAGGAAGCACAAGCAACGTGGTGAACAGGATCCTCACTGAAACAGACATACCCGAGATGCACAAACAGGCGATCCTCTCAGCAAAGTCATGGGGTATGAACACCTCCTATGGTATTGGAGAGGTATTCGCAAATGAGATCGAAAACGGGGCAACCGCTGCAGAGGCGGCAGAGAAGGAAATAGAGATGGTGAAATACATCTACCAGGAACCTGTTGAGGCACAGGCAAAACTCATGGACGATCATGGACACGAGTCCTTCGATGTGAGGGAGTACATGTCCCGCTACAGGAAGGAGATGGAGGGGACGGTGAAGGCCGCCATTGATGATGGGGTGCACTACGGCAACATACTCACGGTACCGGCGTACTGCGTCGGTGACATATCACACCACATAGCCCAGTCCACCTACAACATGTGCAAGGATGATGTGGTGATGGCCATAATCGAGGCAACAACAGGGGTTATGGAAAGCACACTTAACAGTGCAGTCAGCTCATTTAAGAGCGAATATGATGTGCTGAGCCTTGCAACAGGTTCATCTGCATGTGCAGTTGAGTACATACTTGAACTCGACGGATTCAATGCAATCGGTGTTGTTGACCTCCTCACCAAGAGGTTCCACAACTATGTCCAGTTATACCCCACAAGGGGGGCTGCAGCAGAGCTCCACAACAGTGACTTCATGGACATGATATACCGTGGATGGACCCACCTGGATGAGGCAAGGAGGATGCTAAACGGAGCAGAGGGCCCACTTGAGCCAATGGTCGCTGGACATAAGGTTGACCTCTCACCGATACATGAAAACGAGGTTATAATGAACCCGCAGCGCTACACATACCCTGCCTGTGCAATAACCGTGAGGTTCTCAGCCCTCATGAGACTTGCCGATTACCCATGCCTCCTTACAAGTGAACCTGTAACAGCAACCCTCATGACCAACATAATCGCACTCCATAAGGAGAGCGCAGCATCACCTGCAAGGACCTGTAAGAACTGTGCAGCGGCAGCACTTGTGGACTTCAGGCACAACCACTGCCAGTGGAGAGAGGCTGTATAG
- a CDS encoding DUF2180 family protein, which translates to MKCYVCAEQGKDTDAVAICIVCGMGLCTEHAIREETEVWSGGYPFPAEKVQGTLPRILCPYCYNLMKED; encoded by the coding sequence ATGAAATGCTATGTATGTGCAGAGCAGGGAAAGGATACCGATGCTGTGGCCATATGCATTGTCTGCGGTATGGGCCTCTGCACAGAACACGCAATACGTGAGGAAACAGAGGTATGGAGTGGCGGCTACCCCTTCCCGGCAGAGAAGGTTCAGGGCACCCTGCCAAGGATACTCTGCCCCTACTGCTACAACCTCATGAAGGAGGACTAG
- the aqpM gene encoding aquaporin AqpM, with translation MVSLTKRCIAEFIGTFILVFFGAGSAAVTLMIASGGTSPNPFNIGIGLLGGLGDWVAIGLAFGFAIAASIYALGNISGCHINPAVTIGLWSVKKFPGREVVPYIIAQLLGAAFGSFIFLQCAGIGAATVGGLGATAPFPGISYWQAMLAEVVGTFLLMITIMGIAVDERAPKGFAGIIIGLTVAGIITTLGNISGSSLNPARTFGPYLNDMIFAGTNLWNYYPIYVIGPIVGAVLAALTYQYLTSE, from the coding sequence ATGGTATCCCTTACAAAAAGGTGCATCGCCGAGTTTATAGGGACCTTCATTCTTGTGTTTTTTGGGGCGGGGTCAGCCGCGGTGACACTGATGATAGCATCTGGTGGTACATCCCCCAACCCATTCAATATTGGAATAGGGCTCCTTGGGGGACTCGGGGACTGGGTTGCAATAGGTCTCGCCTTTGGTTTTGCAATAGCTGCCAGCATATATGCCCTGGGAAACATCTCGGGCTGCCACATAAACCCGGCAGTTACCATAGGGTTATGGTCTGTTAAGAAGTTCCCTGGACGTGAAGTCGTACCCTACATCATTGCACAGCTCCTTGGAGCTGCATTCGGGAGCTTCATATTCCTCCAGTGTGCTGGTATAGGAGCGGCCACCGTTGGTGGGCTGGGGGCAACAGCACCATTTCCTGGGATCAGCTACTGGCAGGCAATGCTTGCAGAGGTGGTTGGTACATTCCTCCTCATGATCACAATAATGGGTATTGCAGTTGATGAGAGGGCCCCTAAGGGATTCGCAGGGATCATAATTGGTCTCACGGTTGCCGGTATAATCACAACACTGGGTAACATAAGTGGAAGTTCACTGAACCCGGCACGTACCTTTGGCCCCTACCTCAATGACATGATCTTTGCAGGCACTAACCTCTGGAACTACTACCCCATCTACGTCATAGGGCCCATTGTGGGGGCGGTTCTTGCAGCACTCACCTACCAGTATCTCACATCGGAATAA
- a CDS encoding MFS transporter has protein sequence MALLPILWRVENSARDPIIQVDLLREREVRIATAISAGNGLSQSAIVFIPSYALLALSLSESMASFSLLPFVMTMALGAPVIGFLLDRVGSRTVMVSGSLILITGCLMMALLSSTLGLFILAEVLMGLGLITVIGAPLRYIMLSEAPPEHRASGQALLNILSSAGQLVGGAMIGGVVASIGGTGGYRYSFLLLVFVAMTIFLLSTRLKRREEQLATMKRNL, from the coding sequence ATGGCACTTCTACCCATCCTCTGGCGTGTTGAAAACAGCGCCCGGGATCCCATAATACAGGTGGACCTACTCAGGGAAAGGGAGGTCAGAATTGCAACTGCAATATCTGCAGGCAATGGCCTGTCACAGTCGGCCATCGTCTTCATACCAAGCTATGCCCTCCTGGCCCTTTCACTATCAGAATCAATGGCCAGTTTCAGTTTACTTCCATTTGTGATGACAATGGCCCTTGGGGCACCTGTTATCGGTTTCCTGCTTGACAGGGTGGGGTCAAGGACCGTGATGGTCTCAGGTAGCCTCATACTTATAACTGGGTGCCTGATGATGGCCCTTCTATCATCCACCTTGGGACTCTTCATACTGGCCGAGGTTCTCATGGGCCTTGGCCTCATAACAGTTATAGGGGCCCCCCTGAGGTACATAATGCTTTCTGAGGCTCCCCCTGAACACAGGGCCTCCGGCCAGGCCCTCCTGAATATACTTTCAAGTGCTGGTCAGCTGGTGGGTGGTGCCATGATCGGGGGTGTTGTGGCATCCATTGGAGGAACCGGTGGTTACAGGTATTCATTCCTTCTCCTTGTGTTTGTCGCCATGACCATCTTCCTCCTATCAACACGCCTCAAGAGAAGGGAAGAACAGCTTGCTACCATGAAAAGGAACCTTTAG
- a CDS encoding glutamate synthase-related protein — protein sequence MVQILLTEPEKCDGCNKCVEACEEVLGRSAIFLNKMDTGYHAIVCQQCVDPSCARGCFRDAIQRENGAVKIDQESCVGCKLCMLMCPIGAITYTDDGMVKCDQQCMESPGDTPACVAACEQGCLEALDVMEYVNDIQRGFEIKKPTTSSITPSSPSSDLAAATQGLCVFCGTCEIVCPTDAIEIVEDHAEIDKTKCIMCGSCLAACPVLLPTGAGSIWDPRTIADIRYTSKAGKYVLRGFGTERRLPNFDDIIILPAQASIPPVDKYREPCNTSVVLGDRFAEEPLVLQTPVLIAGMSFGALSKESKLAMAKGTSLVGSCANTGEGGMLPEERELADNLMVQYSSGRFGVSSDYLNVADAIEVKIGQGAKPGMGGHLLAEKVSPEVAKIRGIPEGTDALSPARFLDATREGDLAKHIELLREVTDWRVPIVVKLGPGRVYEDVQIAAEAGADVISVDGMEGGTGAAPEVVIEHTGVPTLAALVQAVNGLNDIGLKDEVDLIITGGIRSGADVAKAMAMGADAVYIGTGAMIAMGCRACRMCYTGKCPVGVATQDPVLRKRMDVDLAARRVANYIKSMTEEAKMLAQLAGHDDIRKFSPDDLRALDTNTAEITGLKLINQ from the coding sequence ATGGTGCAGATACTCTTAACAGAACCTGAAAAATGTGATGGGTGTAACAAGTGCGTGGAGGCCTGTGAGGAGGTCCTTGGAAGAAGTGCCATATTCCTCAACAAGATGGACACGGGATACCATGCAATCGTATGCCAGCAGTGTGTTGACCCGTCATGTGCACGGGGATGCTTCAGGGATGCCATCCAGAGGGAAAACGGTGCAGTGAAGATCGACCAGGAGTCATGTGTGGGCTGCAAACTCTGCATGCTCATGTGCCCAATAGGTGCAATAACATACACAGATGATGGGATGGTTAAGTGTGACCAGCAGTGCATGGAAAGCCCCGGTGATACACCTGCATGTGTGGCTGCCTGTGAACAGGGCTGCCTGGAGGCCCTTGACGTTATGGAGTACGTCAACGACATCCAGAGGGGCTTTGAAATCAAAAAACCCACCACATCATCCATAACGCCCTCATCACCATCATCAGACCTTGCAGCAGCAACACAGGGACTGTGTGTATTCTGTGGTACCTGCGAAATCGTCTGTCCCACAGACGCAATAGAGATTGTTGAGGACCATGCCGAGATAGATAAGACCAAGTGTATAATGTGCGGATCATGTCTTGCAGCATGCCCTGTTCTCCTGCCAACAGGCGCAGGAAGCATATGGGACCCAAGGACAATTGCAGATATCAGGTACACATCCAAGGCAGGTAAATATGTCCTCAGGGGATTCGGTACAGAGAGGAGGCTGCCAAACTTTGACGATATAATAATACTCCCTGCCCAGGCATCAATTCCCCCTGTTGACAAGTACAGGGAGCCCTGCAACACCAGCGTGGTGCTTGGTGACAGATTTGCAGAGGAACCACTGGTCCTCCAGACCCCTGTACTCATTGCGGGTATGTCCTTCGGTGCCCTCAGCAAGGAGAGCAAACTGGCCATGGCCAAGGGCACATCCCTCGTGGGATCCTGCGCCAACACAGGTGAGGGCGGAATGCTACCCGAGGAAAGGGAACTTGCAGATAACCTCATGGTACAGTACTCCAGCGGCCGCTTCGGTGTATCCTCAGACTACCTCAACGTGGCAGATGCAATAGAGGTCAAGATAGGGCAGGGCGCAAAGCCAGGGATGGGTGGGCACCTCCTGGCAGAGAAGGTAAGCCCTGAGGTTGCAAAGATCCGTGGAATACCCGAAGGAACAGACGCCCTCAGCCCTGCCCGTTTCCTTGACGCCACAAGGGAGGGCGACCTTGCAAAGCACATAGAACTCCTCAGGGAGGTCACCGACTGGAGGGTTCCAATTGTTGTCAAACTTGGACCTGGAAGGGTCTACGAGGACGTCCAGATCGCAGCCGAGGCCGGGGCAGATGTGATCTCAGTTGATGGAATGGAGGGTGGAACAGGTGCTGCACCTGAGGTTGTTATAGAGCATACAGGTGTTCCAACCCTCGCAGCCCTTGTGCAGGCAGTTAACGGTCTCAATGACATCGGACTCAAGGATGAGGTTGACCTCATCATAACCGGCGGTATCAGGAGCGGTGCCGACGTTGCCAAGGCCATGGCAATGGGTGCAGATGCGGTCTACATCGGTACAGGTGCAATGATCGCCATGGGATGCCGTGCCTGCCGCATGTGCTACACAGGTAAGTGCCCTGTTGGTGTGGCAACACAGGACCCTGTCCTCAGGAAAAGGATGGACGTGGACCTTGCTGCCAGAAGGGTTGCCAACTACATAAAGTCCATGACCGAGGAGGCCAAGATGCTGGCACAGCTTGCAGGCCACGACGACATAAGGAAATTCAGCCCTGATGACCTGCGTGCACTGGACACCAACACAGCGGAGATCACTGGACTTAAACTCATAAACCAGTGA